One Streptomyces mobaraensis NBRC 13819 = DSM 40847 DNA segment encodes these proteins:
- a CDS encoding pyridoxal-phosphate-dependent aminotransferase family protein codes for MTANTAPDLLDLAPLGADHFARIEDKIAALMRTRETVVTMQGEALLPLEACIRSAVRPGSTALNVITGPYGETFGGWLRSCGADVVTVSAPFSGAVSPERIAEALRAHPEIEFVSLVHAEAATGNTNPVAEIGRVVREHGALLMLDAVASVAAEPLLTDEWGVDLCVIGGQKAMAGPAGVSTVSVSARAWERIAANEQAPRRSYLSLLDWKERWIDGGRAVLPHAPAQLEMLALEQAADRIAADGLDAVIGRHLAARGATRTGVRALGGLTPYVVRREHAAPAATTLRAPEGVDAREVVAAALAADPSVPLQAGGGALAKEMIRVNHYGTAASRATVLDSLAALAAGLRTLGVAVADDDEVLAAAGAEWDGLVRS; via the coding sequence GTGACCGCGAACACCGCACCGGACCTGCTCGACCTCGCGCCGCTGGGCGCGGACCACTTCGCCCGCATCGAGGACAAGATCGCGGCGCTGATGCGCACCCGCGAGACCGTCGTCACCATGCAGGGCGAGGCGCTGCTGCCGCTGGAGGCGTGCATCCGCTCGGCCGTGCGCCCCGGCAGCACCGCCCTCAACGTGATCACCGGGCCGTACGGCGAGACGTTCGGCGGCTGGCTGCGGTCCTGCGGCGCCGACGTGGTGACGGTGTCGGCGCCGTTCAGCGGCGCGGTGAGCCCGGAGCGGATCGCCGAGGCGCTGCGCGCCCACCCGGAGATCGAGTTCGTCAGCCTGGTGCACGCCGAGGCGGCCACCGGCAACACCAACCCGGTCGCCGAGATCGGCCGCGTGGTGCGGGAGCACGGCGCGCTGCTGATGCTGGACGCCGTCGCCTCCGTGGCCGCCGAACCGCTGCTCACCGACGAGTGGGGCGTGGACCTGTGCGTCATCGGCGGGCAGAAGGCGATGGCCGGTCCCGCGGGCGTGTCCACGGTGTCGGTCAGCGCCCGCGCGTGGGAGCGGATCGCGGCCAACGAGCAGGCGCCCCGGCGCTCGTACCTGTCCCTGCTGGACTGGAAGGAGCGCTGGATCGACGGAGGGCGCGCGGTACTGCCGCACGCCCCCGCCCAGTTGGAGATGCTGGCCCTGGAGCAGGCGGCCGACCGGATCGCGGCCGACGGGCTGGACGCGGTGATCGGCCGCCACCTGGCCGCCCGGGGCGCCACCCGGACGGGCGTCCGCGCGCTGGGCGGCCTCACCCCGTACGTCGTCCGGCGCGAGCACGCGGCGCCCGCCGCGACCACGCTGCGCGCGCCCGAGGGCGTCGACGCCCGGGAGGTCGTCGCGGCGGCCCTGGCGGCCGACCCCTCCGTACCGCTCCAGGCGGGCGGCGGCGCGCTCGCCAAGGAGATGATCCGGGTGAACCACTACGGGACGGCCGCCTCCCGCGCCACCGTCCTGGACTCCCTGGCCGCCCTCGCGGCGGGCCTGCGGACGCTCGGCGTCGCGGTCGCGGACGACGACGAGGTGCTGGCCGCGGCGGGGGCGGAGTGGGACGGTCTCGTCCGGAGCTGA
- a CDS encoding ATP-binding cassette domain-containing protein gives MNGSAIAVSGLRKTYGDQVVLGGIDFEVPEGSVFSLLGPNGAGKTTTVNILTTLAKADAGTVRVAGHDVATGTKDVRAAIGVTGQFAAVDELLTGRENLRLMADLKRVRAAGRVVAGLLERFDLVESADKPAAAYSGGMRRKLDLAMTLVGTPRIIFLDEPTTGLDPRSRRTMWDIVRGLVADGTTIFLTTQYLEEADELADRIAVLSGGAIAAEGSPDELKRLIPGGHVRLRFTDPAAYRSAADALRDVPADDETLSLRIPSDGSQRELRALLDWLDAAGVQADELTVHTPDLDDVFLALTDNSRTDNARTDRTRTDNTRKEAIAP, from the coding sequence ATGAACGGTTCGGCGATCGCGGTCTCGGGACTGCGCAAGACATACGGTGATCAAGTAGTCCTCGGCGGGATCGACTTCGAGGTCCCCGAGGGATCGGTCTTCTCCCTGCTCGGCCCGAACGGCGCCGGCAAGACGACGACCGTCAACATCCTCACGACACTGGCGAAGGCGGACGCCGGCACGGTGCGCGTCGCCGGGCACGATGTCGCTACCGGGACGAAGGACGTCCGCGCGGCCATCGGCGTCACCGGGCAGTTCGCGGCGGTGGACGAGCTGCTCACCGGGCGCGAGAACCTCCGGCTGATGGCGGACCTGAAGCGCGTCCGCGCCGCCGGCCGGGTGGTGGCGGGGCTGCTGGAGCGGTTCGACCTGGTGGAGTCGGCGGACAAGCCGGCGGCGGCGTACTCCGGCGGCATGCGCCGGAAGCTGGACCTGGCGATGACGCTGGTCGGCACCCCTCGGATCATCTTCCTGGACGAGCCGACGACCGGGCTCGACCCGCGCAGCCGCCGCACGATGTGGGACATCGTCCGCGGACTGGTGGCCGATGGCACCACCATCTTCCTCACCACGCAGTACCTGGAGGAGGCCGACGAACTCGCCGACCGGATCGCGGTGCTGAGCGGCGGCGCGATCGCCGCCGAGGGCAGCCCCGACGAGCTGAAGCGGCTGATCCCCGGCGGGCACGTGCGGCTGCGGTTCACCGACCCGGCCGCGTACCGGTCCGCCGCCGACGCCCTGCGCGACGTGCCCGCGGACGACGAGACGCTGTCGCTACGGATCCCCAGCGACGGCAGCCAGCGCGAACTGCGCGCACTCCTCGACTGGCTCGACGCGGCCGGTGTCCAGGCCGACGAACTGACCGTCCACACGCCCGACCTCGACGACGTCTTCCTCGCCCTCACCGACAACTCCCGCACCGACAACGCCCGCACCGACCGCACCCGTACCGACAACACCCGCAAGGAGGCGATCGCTCCGTGA
- a CDS encoding ABC transporter permease yields MTTLPAPLADSLIMLRRNLKHTVRNPVTVFQALLFPIVIMLMFVKVLGGGFAVGEKYIDYVTPGLLVMAVSYGLGTTAAAVNSDMTKGVINRFKVMDVSRGAVLTGHVVITTLRCLVACAAIVGVAFAMGFDPGAGALDWLGVVGMILLLGFSAGWLTVALGLAAKTVESAGMATVPLIMLPFLSSAFVPADTMGTGVRQFVEYQPFTPIIETLRGLLAGHPSGGDAAAAVAWCVGFAVLGYAWAVATFKKRA; encoded by the coding sequence GTGACCACGCTCCCCGCGCCGCTGGCCGACTCGTTGATCATGCTGCGCCGCAACCTCAAGCACACGGTGCGGAACCCCGTCACGGTGTTCCAGGCGCTCCTGTTCCCGATCGTCATCATGCTGATGTTCGTCAAGGTGCTCGGCGGCGGCTTCGCCGTCGGCGAGAAGTACATCGACTACGTGACGCCCGGCCTGCTCGTCATGGCCGTCAGCTACGGGCTGGGGACCACGGCCGCGGCCGTCAACTCCGATATGACGAAGGGCGTCATCAACCGGTTCAAGGTCATGGACGTCTCCAGGGGCGCCGTCCTGACCGGCCACGTCGTCATCACCACGCTGCGCTGCCTCGTCGCCTGCGCGGCCATCGTCGGGGTCGCCTTCGCGATGGGCTTCGACCCGGGGGCGGGCGCCCTCGACTGGCTCGGCGTGGTGGGGATGATCCTGCTGCTCGGCTTCTCGGCCGGCTGGCTCACCGTCGCCCTGGGGCTGGCCGCGAAGACCGTGGAGTCGGCGGGCATGGCCACCGTCCCGCTGATCATGCTGCCGTTCCTGAGCAGCGCGTTCGTACCCGCGGACACGATGGGCACGGGCGTGCGGCAGTTCGTCGAGTACCAGCCCTTCACCCCGATCATCGAGACGCTGCGCGGGCTCCTGGCGGGGCACCCGTCGGGCGGCGACGCGGCCGCGGCGGTGGCCTGGTGCGTCGGGTTCGCGGTGCTGGGGTACGCGTGGGCGGTCGCGACGTTCAAGAAGCGGGCCTGA
- a CDS encoding BTAD domain-containing putative transcriptional regulator, whose product MQIGMLGPFEVRANDGALVDVPGARLRALLAALALRPGRVVPKAALVDWIWGENPPSDAANALQRLASRLRKALPDGDAVEGRTDGYRLAVDPDAVDAVRFERLVTAAHARTEHTANPHTPHPRTTATRAADTSERARLLREALGLWRGAALQDVPLRDSAAFDAAAGRLEALRLAAAEDRFDAEIALGRGAETVPELTDLVAAHPLRERFAAALMRALAAAGRDSEALLVYERTREALADALGADPSPDLAALHVALLRGEAARREETPKTNLRAELTSFVGRDADVTAVRELVAGHRLTTVLGPGGSGKTRLAAETARTLLGELPDGVWLVELAALGPGGDVADVAHSALAGLGLRDALLGGPPNAEPADRLVAAVRDREALLILDNCEHVIESAAVFAHRLLGECRRLRILATSREPLGITGEALWPVEPLALPGADADPDTIASSPAVRLLRDRAGAVRRDLAADGRTLTTLARVCRALDGMPLAIELAAARLRTLSVDQLAARLDDRFRLLTGGSRTALPRHRTLRAVVDWSWELLTDAERAVLRRLAVFAGGASLEAAEYVCADEADGVPRYDAREREGVTDHGDVLDRDDVLDLLTALTEKSLLVAEGEGAPRYRMLGTIKEYAARRLAEAGESEAARRAHLAYFTRLTETADAHLRRAEQLDWLAALDAEHDDIVAALRGALAAGEAQAAMRLAAGAGWYWWLSGHKAEGHELVTAAAAAPGAADDEVRAMAYGLVVLFVSGGQGDERHAEHWIHEAYRLGRNGHHRYPLLRLVDPLERMLRAPDAALSAFEPLLDDEDPWVRALGRWHLGKMRVMLGHGGREADAYLEGAVAEFRALGERYGISIALTELAERIAVRGEFAAACAHYEQAIAAVTEVGATEDVIRMRARQARLYRLLGDEEAAAAALAEARRRAERVTWPDALIDLALAQAELARWRGDTEEARRQLGTATALWGDEAEQAKVRAGRHDLLAYLTDDLDESRSHRAAACAAAAEAGLTPLVAQVLVGVADLALRRGDHAQAARLLAASAAVRGLPDRSHPDATRIERVARERLGETGFAAAAREGAAAGAEDGGWMRLAEATLG is encoded by the coding sequence GTGCAGATCGGGATGCTGGGTCCGTTCGAGGTACGCGCGAACGACGGCGCCTTGGTCGACGTGCCGGGCGCGCGGCTGCGCGCGCTGCTCGCCGCCCTCGCGCTCCGACCGGGCCGGGTGGTACCGAAGGCGGCGCTCGTCGACTGGATCTGGGGGGAGAACCCGCCCTCCGACGCGGCGAACGCCTTGCAGCGGCTGGCCTCCCGGCTGCGGAAGGCACTGCCGGACGGCGACGCGGTCGAAGGCCGGACGGACGGCTACCGGCTGGCCGTGGACCCTGACGCCGTCGACGCCGTGCGGTTCGAACGCCTCGTCACCGCCGCCCACGCCCGTACGGAACACACCGCGAACCCCCACACGCCGCACCCCCGTACAACGGCCACCCGCGCAGCGGACACCTCCGAGCGCGCCCGCCTCCTGCGCGAGGCCCTCGGACTCTGGCGCGGCGCGGCCCTCCAGGACGTCCCCCTGCGGGACAGTGCCGCGTTCGACGCCGCGGCCGGCCGGCTGGAGGCGCTCCGCCTGGCCGCCGCGGAGGACCGGTTCGACGCGGAGATCGCCCTCGGGCGGGGCGCGGAGACGGTCCCGGAGCTGACGGACCTGGTGGCCGCGCACCCGTTGCGGGAACGGTTCGCCGCCGCGCTGATGCGCGCCCTCGCCGCCGCCGGCCGCGACAGCGAGGCGCTGCTGGTGTACGAGCGGACGCGGGAGGCCCTCGCCGACGCGCTGGGCGCCGACCCCTCCCCTGACCTGGCCGCCCTGCACGTCGCGCTGCTGCGCGGCGAGGCGGCGCGGCGCGAGGAGACCCCGAAGACCAACCTGCGCGCCGAGCTGACCTCCTTCGTCGGCCGGGACGCCGACGTCACCGCCGTCCGGGAGCTCGTCGCCGGGCACCGGCTCACGACGGTGCTGGGCCCGGGCGGTTCGGGCAAGACCCGGCTGGCCGCGGAGACCGCGCGCACACTGCTCGGCGAACTGCCGGACGGAGTCTGGCTGGTGGAGCTCGCCGCCCTCGGCCCGGGCGGCGACGTCGCCGACGTGGCGCACTCGGCGCTCGCCGGGCTCGGCCTCCGGGACGCCCTCCTCGGCGGCCCCCCGAACGCGGAACCGGCGGACCGGCTCGTCGCCGCGGTCCGCGACCGGGAGGCGCTGCTGATCCTGGACAACTGCGAGCACGTCATCGAGTCCGCGGCGGTCTTCGCCCACCGGCTGCTCGGCGAGTGCCGACGGCTGCGCATCCTGGCGACGAGCCGGGAGCCGCTGGGCATCACCGGCGAGGCGCTGTGGCCCGTCGAACCGCTGGCCCTGCCGGGTGCGGACGCGGACCCGGACACGATCGCGTCGTCCCCCGCCGTCCGGCTGCTGCGCGACCGGGCCGGGGCGGTGCGCCGGGACCTCGCGGCCGACGGCCGCACCCTGACGACGCTGGCGCGCGTCTGCCGGGCGCTGGACGGGATGCCGCTGGCGATCGAACTGGCCGCGGCCCGGCTCCGCACCCTGTCCGTCGACCAGCTCGCCGCCCGGCTCGACGACCGCTTCCGCCTGCTGACCGGCGGCAGCCGGACCGCGCTGCCCCGCCACCGGACGCTGCGCGCGGTCGTCGACTGGAGCTGGGAGCTGCTCACCGACGCCGAACGCGCGGTCCTGCGCAGGCTGGCGGTGTTCGCCGGCGGGGCGAGCCTGGAGGCGGCCGAGTACGTCTGCGCGGACGAAGCGGACGGCGTCCCACGCTATGACGCACGCGAGCGCGAGGGCGTGACCGACCACGGCGACGTCCTCGACCGCGACGACGTCCTCGACCTCCTCACCGCCCTCACCGAGAAGTCCCTGCTGGTCGCCGAGGGCGAGGGCGCCCCGCGCTACCGCATGCTCGGCACGATCAAGGAGTACGCCGCGCGGCGCCTCGCGGAGGCGGGCGAGTCGGAAGCGGCACGCCGGGCGCACCTGGCGTACTTCACCAGGCTCACGGAGACCGCCGACGCGCACCTGCGCCGCGCCGAGCAGCTCGACTGGCTGGCCGCGCTCGACGCCGAGCACGACGACATCGTCGCGGCGCTGCGCGGCGCGCTCGCGGCCGGCGAGGCGCAGGCAGCGATGCGGCTCGCGGCGGGCGCGGGCTGGTACTGGTGGCTCAGCGGGCACAAGGCCGAGGGCCATGAGCTGGTCACGGCCGCCGCCGCGGCGCCCGGCGCGGCGGACGACGAGGTCCGGGCGATGGCGTACGGGCTGGTGGTGCTGTTCGTGAGCGGCGGGCAGGGCGACGAGCGCCACGCGGAGCACTGGATCCACGAGGCGTACCGGCTCGGCCGGAACGGGCACCACCGCTACCCGCTGCTGAGACTCGTCGACCCGCTCGAACGCATGCTGCGGGCGCCCGACGCGGCCCTGTCCGCGTTCGAGCCGCTGCTCGACGACGAGGACCCGTGGGTACGCGCCCTGGGCCGCTGGCACCTGGGCAAGATGCGGGTCATGCTGGGCCACGGCGGGCGGGAGGCGGACGCGTACCTGGAGGGCGCCGTCGCCGAGTTCCGGGCGCTGGGCGAACGGTACGGGATCTCGATCGCCCTGACCGAGCTGGCGGAACGCATCGCCGTGCGCGGGGAGTTCGCCGCCGCGTGCGCGCACTACGAGCAGGCGATCGCCGCCGTCACCGAGGTCGGCGCCACCGAGGACGTCATCCGGATGCGGGCCCGGCAGGCCCGCCTGTACCGGCTGCTCGGCGACGAGGAGGCCGCCGCGGCGGCCCTCGCCGAGGCGCGGCGCCGCGCGGAGCGGGTGACCTGGCCGGACGCGCTGATCGACCTGGCCCTGGCACAGGCCGAACTCGCCCGGTGGCGGGGTGACACGGAGGAGGCGCGCCGGCAGCTCGGCACCGCGACGGCCCTCTGGGGCGATGAGGCGGAGCAGGCGAAGGTCCGCGCGGGGCGCCACGATCTGCTCGCCTACCTCACCGACGACCTCGACGAGTCGCGGTCGCACCGCGCGGCGGCCTGCGCGGCGGCGGCCGAGGCGGGGCTCACGCCGCTGGTCGCTCAGGTGCTCGTCGGGGTCGCGGACCTGGCGCTGCGCCGCGGCGACCACGCGCAGGCGGCGCGGCTGCTCGCGGCGAGCGCCGCCGTCCGCGGGCTGCCGGACCGCTCCCATCCCGACGCGACCCGGATCGAGCGGGTGGCACGGGAGCGGCTCGGCGAGACGGGATTCGCGGCGGCGGCTCGGGAGGGAGCCGCGGCGGGGGCGGAGGACGGCGGCTGGATGCGGCTGGCGGAGGCCACGTTGGGGTGA
- a CDS encoding TetR/AcrR family transcriptional regulator: MSRNPAPPPSGTRPGPLRADARRNRQLVLQAARSAFEEAGLSVPLGEIARRAGVGTGTVYRHFPSKEALFRATVVDRVRLFTDTARELADAADPGPVFFRYLASVVRLSVRNKGLCDALEASAEGRFDPSPGVERDFREALSVLLDRAQLAGAVRRDVALDDVLVLLLGCLSMEQRRGSHGEPGRMTALMCDALRPGRNVTKLPAPAPVRRNETGCPVCGAALPTARTGRPARYCGGACRQKAHRERTRGRAL, from the coding sequence ATGTCGCGGAACCCCGCTCCGCCCCCCTCCGGCACCCGCCCGGGTCCGCTTCGGGCGGACGCGCGCCGCAACCGTCAGCTGGTGCTCCAGGCGGCCCGATCTGCTTTCGAGGAAGCGGGGTTGAGCGTCCCGCTGGGGGAGATCGCGCGTCGGGCCGGGGTCGGCACGGGTACCGTGTACCGCCATTTCCCGTCCAAGGAAGCGCTGTTCAGGGCGACTGTCGTGGACCGGGTGCGGCTTTTCACCGACACCGCGCGGGAGTTGGCGGACGCCGCCGACCCCGGTCCGGTGTTCTTCCGGTACCTGGCGTCGGTGGTCCGCCTGTCGGTGCGGAACAAGGGCCTCTGCGACGCCCTGGAGGCGAGCGCGGAGGGCCGCTTCGACCCGTCGCCGGGAGTGGAGCGGGATTTCCGCGAGGCGCTGTCCGTCCTGCTCGACCGTGCCCAACTGGCCGGTGCCGTACGGCGGGACGTCGCGCTCGACGATGTGCTGGTCCTGCTGCTGGGCTGCCTCTCGATGGAGCAGCGGCGGGGCTCGCACGGCGAGCCGGGGCGGATGACGGCCCTGATGTGCGATGCCCTGCGGCCGGGCCGCAACGTGACGAAACTCCCCGCTCCGGCGCCGGTTCGGCGTAACGAAACAGGTTGCCCGGTGTGCGGGGCCGCGCTGCCCACCGCCCGCACCGGACGGCCCGCCCGCTACTGCGGCGGGGCGTGCCGGCAGAAGGCGCACCGGGAGCGGACCCGGGGGCGCGCCCTGTAA
- a CDS encoding GNAT family N-acetyltransferase, translating into MSDIEFRRATADDIPAIVAMLADDPLGSRRETPDDLAPYLEAFRTLDADPHQQLIVAVRDGRTIGTLQLTVIPGLSRRGSKRALVEAVRVHADERGNGVGGRFMRWAIEEARRQGCVLLQLTSDATRVEAHRFYERLGFEASHLGFKYHL; encoded by the coding sequence ATGAGCGACATCGAGTTCCGGCGCGCGACCGCCGACGACATCCCCGCCATCGTGGCCATGCTGGCCGACGACCCGCTCGGCTCCCGTCGGGAGACACCCGACGACCTGGCCCCTTACCTGGAGGCGTTCCGCACGCTGGACGCCGACCCGCACCAGCAGCTGATCGTCGCCGTCCGGGACGGCCGCACCATAGGCACCCTCCAGCTCACCGTCATCCCCGGCCTCTCCCGGCGCGGCTCCAAGCGCGCGCTCGTCGAGGCGGTCCGCGTCCACGCCGACGAGCGGGGCAACGGCGTCGGGGGCCGGTTCATGCGGTGGGCCATCGAGGAAGCCCGCCGCCAGGGGTGCGTACTGCTCCAGCTCACCTCGGACGCGACCCGGGTGGAGGCGCACCGCTTCTACGAGCGGCTGGGCTTCGAGGCGTCGCACCTCGGCTTCAAGTACCACCTCTGA
- a CDS encoding MarR family winged helix-turn-helix transcriptional regulator: MSRTLDPALAGLAQGWCALSALHGRIEAHIERALQAAHGLSVREFSVMDVLSRQHSGEGGHLRMNEVADAVVLSQSATTRLVNRLEDRGLLTRYLCLTDRRGIYTDVTEAGLALLAEARPTNDAALREALREAAARPELAPLVAAVESLAPVS; the protein is encoded by the coding sequence ATGTCCCGCACCCTGGACCCCGCACTGGCCGGCCTGGCACAGGGCTGGTGCGCCCTCTCCGCGCTGCACGGCCGGATCGAGGCGCACATCGAGCGTGCGCTCCAGGCCGCGCACGGCCTGAGCGTCCGCGAGTTCTCGGTCATGGACGTGCTGAGCCGGCAGCACAGCGGCGAGGGCGGCCACCTGCGCATGAACGAGGTCGCCGACGCGGTGGTGCTCAGCCAGAGCGCCACGACGCGCCTGGTCAACCGGCTGGAGGATCGCGGCCTCCTGACCCGCTACCTGTGTCTCACCGACCGTCGCGGCATCTACACCGACGTCACCGAGGCCGGGCTCGCGCTGCTGGCCGAGGCCCGTCCGACCAATGACGCGGCCCTGCGCGAAGCGCTCCGGGAGGCCGCCGCCAGGCCCGAACTCGCCCCCCTCGTCGCCGCCGTGGAATCCCTCGCTCCCGTCTCGTGA
- a CDS encoding MFS transporter: MPLALLALAIGAFGIGTTEFVTSGLLPEVAEEFHVSVPTAGWLTTGYALGVVVGAPILAILGSRVSRKKMLISLMGLFTAGNALSAVAPVFGLMLAGRIVASLAHGAFFGIGAIVAAGLVAPQKKAGAISMMFTGLTVSNIVGVPFGTLLGQSAGWRVTFGVIAGLGLLAMLGIATLVPRLPHPERVPVSGELAAFRNPQVLLAMAMTVLGFGGVFTLSTYMAPVLTDVVGYAPSSVTWLLVLFGFGMFGGNLIGGRFADRALMPMLFTALGGLTLALALLPLAAENKVTTAIALPLIGGFGFATVPPLQKRVLDQAAAAPTLASAGNIGAFNLGNAIAAWLGGLIISAGFAYTTPAWAGAAMTAGALVLAVVSAALARRTAAADRAAGAASGAPGTSDARQAVAVGR, from the coding sequence ATGCCCCTCGCCCTGCTGGCGCTCGCCATAGGCGCCTTCGGTATCGGCACCACCGAATTCGTGACCTCGGGCCTGCTCCCCGAGGTGGCGGAGGAATTCCACGTCTCCGTCCCCACCGCCGGCTGGCTCACCACCGGCTACGCGCTCGGCGTCGTCGTCGGCGCCCCGATCCTGGCGATCCTCGGGAGCCGCGTCTCCCGCAAGAAGATGCTGATCTCCCTGATGGGCCTGTTCACCGCGGGCAACGCGCTGTCCGCCGTCGCCCCCGTCTTCGGCCTGATGCTCGCCGGCCGGATCGTCGCCTCCCTCGCGCACGGCGCGTTCTTCGGCATCGGCGCGATCGTCGCTGCGGGGCTCGTCGCCCCGCAGAAGAAGGCCGGCGCCATCTCGATGATGTTCACGGGACTGACGGTCTCCAACATCGTCGGCGTCCCGTTCGGCACCCTGCTGGGCCAGAGCGCGGGCTGGCGCGTCACCTTCGGTGTCATCGCCGGCCTCGGGCTGCTCGCCATGCTGGGCATCGCCACCCTCGTGCCGCGGCTGCCGCACCCCGAACGCGTACCGGTCTCCGGCGAACTCGCCGCCTTCCGCAACCCGCAGGTGCTGCTCGCCATGGCCATGACCGTGCTCGGCTTCGGCGGCGTCTTCACCCTCAGCACCTACATGGCACCGGTGCTCACGGACGTCGTCGGGTACGCGCCCTCGTCCGTGACCTGGCTGCTGGTCCTGTTCGGCTTCGGGATGTTCGGCGGCAACCTCATCGGCGGCCGGTTCGCCGACCGCGCCCTGATGCCCATGCTCTTCACGGCGCTCGGCGGGCTCACCCTCGCTCTCGCACTGCTGCCGCTGGCCGCCGAGAACAAGGTCACCACGGCCATCGCCCTGCCGCTGATCGGCGGGTTCGGCTTCGCGACCGTGCCGCCGCTCCAGAAGCGGGTGCTCGACCAGGCCGCCGCCGCCCCGACCCTGGCCTCCGCCGGCAACATCGGCGCCTTCAACCTGGGCAACGCCATCGCGGCCTGGCTCGGCGGCCTGATCATCTCCGCCGGGTTCGCCTACACGACACCGGCCTGGGCCGGCGCGGCGATGACCGCCGGTGCTCTGGTGCTCGCCGTCGTCTCGGCGGCCCTGGCGCGGCGGACGGCGGCCGCGGACCGCGCCGCCGGGGCGGCTTCCGGCGCCCCCGGTACCTCCGACGCCCGGCAGGCCGTCGCGGTAGGACGCTGA
- a CDS encoding HAD family hydrolase encodes MSRLHLFDLDGTLLHGSAAAIEISRQLGCEREIDALERDFFDGLIDPAGFAAAACALWGEALTDAVVSAAFENAPWLEGIKDVWADIEARGERCAVISLSPQFFVERLTGWGAHATRGSRWPAIPFREPVDPAGILNAEAKVRIADELCAAYGLTRADCVAYGDSMSDARLFAAVPVSVAVNADHHVRDVASLAYNGLDLREAYALVADGRG; translated from the coding sequence ATGAGCAGACTGCACTTGTTCGACCTCGACGGCACTCTCCTGCACGGTTCCGCGGCGGCGATCGAGATATCCCGGCAACTCGGCTGCGAGCGCGAGATCGACGCCCTGGAACGGGACTTCTTCGACGGGCTGATCGACCCGGCCGGCTTCGCGGCGGCCGCCTGCGCGCTGTGGGGCGAGGCCCTGACGGACGCCGTGGTGAGCGCGGCCTTCGAGAACGCGCCGTGGCTGGAAGGGATCAAGGACGTCTGGGCGGACATCGAGGCCCGGGGCGAGCGCTGTGCGGTCATCTCGCTGTCCCCCCAGTTCTTCGTGGAACGCCTCACGGGCTGGGGCGCCCACGCCACCCGCGGCTCGCGGTGGCCGGCGATCCCGTTCCGCGAGCCGGTGGACCCGGCGGGCATCCTCAACGCCGAGGCGAAGGTGCGGATCGCGGACGAGCTCTGCGCCGCGTACGGGCTGACGCGCGCGGACTGCGTCGCGTACGGCGACTCGATGTCCGACGCCCGGCTCTTCGCCGCCGTCCCGGTGTCCGTCGCGGTGAACGCCGACCACCACGTCCGCGACGTCGCCTCGCTCGCGTACAACGGCCTTGACCTCAGGGAGGCTTACGCACTGGTCGCGGACGGGCGCGGGTGA